One stretch of Mus pahari chromosome 5, PAHARI_EIJ_v1.1, whole genome shotgun sequence DNA includes these proteins:
- the Otos gene encoding otospiralin — protein sequence MQACVLWWLALGILLGIPAGAKPMPEEADPHTQPPAMPYWPFSTSDFWNYVQYFQTQGAYPQIEDMARTFFAHFPLGSTLGFHVPYQED from the exons ATGCAGGCCTGTGTGCTGTGGTGGCTGGCCCTTGGCATTCTGCTGGGGATTCCTGCAG GAGCCAAGCCAATGCCAGAGGAAGCAG ATCCCCACACACAGCCACCAGCTATGCCCTACTGGCCTTTCTCCACCTCTGACTTCTGGAACTACGTGCAATATTTCCAGACCCAGGGCGCCTACCCACAGATCGAGGACATGGCCAGAACCTTCTTTGCACACTTTCCTCTGGGGAGCACCCTAGGTTTCCATGTTCCCTATCAGGAGGATTGA